The sequence below is a genomic window from Candidatus Acidiferrales bacterium.
TAAATCCGAATCATCCGTTTCATGTGCTGCTCAAGCATCCCGCGCCGGACAAATTCCGCCAGCGTCGCCTGCGCCAGTTGATCCGTATGCAGATCGCTAGCCTGCTTCAGCAGCCGCAATCTTTCGATCACTCGCTCCGGTCCCACGCACCACCCCACGCGCAATCCCGGAAACGCCACTTTTGAAAAACTGTCGATCTGAATCACTAGCCCGTTTCTGTCCATCGCCTTCAGCGACGCCACAGGATCGCCGCGCAGCCGCAATCGTGCGTAAATGTGATCTTCCACGATTGGGACTTTGAATCGCGCCGCCAGTTCCAGCAATTTCTGCCGCTCCGCCACGGGCAAGGTCGCGCCCGTGGGGTTTTGAAAATCCGGCGTCACCAGAATCATCTTCACGCGATTCTGTTCCAGCACCGCCTCGGCAACTTTCAGGTCCAGCCCTGTGTAGCGTTGCTTCGCGTGGCTTGTCTCCACGCCAGCGGGCAAGCAACGCACGCGCGCCGACGTCAGGATCGAGAGCGCGCCCGGATACGCCGGATTCTCGACGAGCACCGCGTCGCCGGGTCGCAGGAACGCTTTCGCGAGCAGGTCCAGCGATTGCTGGCAACCGTCCGTAATCAGGAGCTGTGAGTCGCGCGCCGCAATGCCTTCTACGCGCAAAATGTTCAGCAGAACTTCTTTCAGTGGCGCGTAACCATCCGACGCGCCGAGCTGCAGGATTTTCTTGCCTTCGCGCCTCAGCACAGCATTCGCGCACGTCCGCACATCATCGACTGGAAAGAGATCCTCCGTGGGCTTCGCGCTGATGAATCCGATCGCGTCGCTTGGCACTTCCGGCATCAGCCGGCTCAGCCCGTCGCCCGCGCGCTCGTCGGCAAAAAGCGCTTCCCATCGCAACGGGCCGCTCGCCTCGCGCGGCGGCGGAGAAAACTGTCGCTGCGTCGCCGGCTCGCGGATAAACGTCCCGCGGCCCACGTATCCGACGATCAGCCCTTCCGATTCCAGCTCCGCGTACGCCGTCGCCACCGTCGTGCGGTGAATCCGCAGTTGTGTCGCGAGTTCGCGGCTCGCCGGGATGCGGTCGCCGGGCTCGAGTTCTCCGGAATGCACCAGCGCGCGCATCTGGTCGCGCAGTTGCGCGTACAGCGGAATTTCGCTTTCCGGCTGCAAATGCAGTGGTATGAATGGCCTGTTCATACAGGCCAATATAGA
It includes:
- a CDS encoding PLP-dependent aminotransferase family protein, with protein sequence MNRPFIPLHLQPESEIPLYAQLRDQMRALVHSGELEPGDRIPASRELATQLRIHRTTVATAYAELESEGLIVGYVGRGTFIREPATQRQFSPPPREASGPLRWEALFADERAGDGLSRLMPEVPSDAIGFISAKPTEDLFPVDDVRTCANAVLRREGKKILQLGASDGYAPLKEVLLNILRVEGIAARDSQLLITDGCQQSLDLLAKAFLRPGDAVLVENPAYPGALSILTSARVRCLPAGVETSHAKQRYTGLDLKVAEAVLEQNRVKMILVTPDFQNPTGATLPVAERQKLLELAARFKVPIVEDHIYARLRLRGDPVASLKAMDRNGLVIQIDSFSKVAFPGLRVGWCVGPERVIERLRLLKQASDLHTDQLAQATLAEFVRRGMLEQHMKRMIRIYRRRLEVLEKSMERHLPGGVEWSRVDGGMSVWITLPAGLDAGELLLHARERGVLFVPGRYFYFQEPQPNTLRLGFAGLDEQDIVRGLVTLGQVIETEMRKKQRGASRHAVEQADGARSRVALI